The genomic DNA ttaatgTGTTACAAAAGTAGCCAACAGCCAGACCAGCTCCCCCACACGGCTGCCACCTCTCACTCTGACAAAGGTTTCCTTCCTGCTGAGGTGGAacagctttccctgctcctgtccgGGTCTGCTTTGTAACACAAATCCCATTTACATTCGTGGTTCAGGTTTGCACATACAGGCAGTCTGCACAAAGCCCAGTATCCTTCCAAAGCCTTTAGGGCTGGTCAGTCACACCTGGAAGAGATTTATCTGCATTGTCATGTGGATCATGTCACCAAAATGAGATACAAAAGTCAGTTCCAGACAGTTGCTTTAGTAACAACCAAAAGACATGAAGACAAGAAACTGAGCAAGAGCATCAATGTGTCAAACTTTGAGCTAAAGCAAAAAGCAGAAGTtggctgtgtttttttttcatttgccaGGTAATCTTTTAATGACAAATATAAAAAGACTGAAAACATCTCACTCtgactgcctttttttttttagacaaaTGGTCTGCTTTTATAATTACAATAGTGTGTAATACAGTACTTCCTTTGTACTGCAAACCAACAAATACGAGGATGCAATCAATTTTCTAAGCATCTCTAAATTTGAAATGtgaattgcttttttttttttcaaattcgGAAAGTTCTTAAtaattgtttcatttttgttagAAGATAACTCAAAGTACAACAACATCTAGACCTGTTTTTAAAGGAGCTGTCTTTCCTGACACATCTTTGAACATAAGCACTCCTTTCGAGTTCAGTACATTCACAAATAGCTCAATTAAGAACAGTATCACCAATGAATTGACTACTGGAAAGAGACAAAATTTACCaaacatacagaaatataaGTTTTACCATAGCAATTATGCATATCAAAAGATGACACCTGTAATTAATCTTAAAAAGatacaaaaaagagaaaaacctgaattacagaaaagaaagtcatatttatttaatgaaaaactagaagttaataaaaattagcaaatacacaaaaaatatacacaaacagcagcaataCTATGTAGTGACTTACAAAGggggggtggggaggaggaggggaagcagcGGCCAGGACCAGACCGCTCAACATGGCTTGTCAGTcaaagggggaggaaaaaacacaaacaaaaacacgAAACAGTATCCTTTTCAACAGTACAATCAATCTACAAACAAGttttagaattattttacaACATTTCCTGTAGAATCAATTCTTAATACAAAAGATGCCCATTTTGGgtgtatatatattttcagTGGTTTACTGTTgacttattttaaatatattagtTACTACATGCAACTGCTTCCTGTAATTTAACAgcctttccttttatttacCTTCATTTATGTCTACCCTCCATCTACCAAATAATTTGTCTGACAGTCAAAGATGGTTACCCTATTTCTGCTAAATTAAATGCAACGGTTTTAAACACTGGCCTGAAGAGGTTCGATTGCCATTTCAACACATGGATATAGTTACGTTGATGCCTAAATTGCCATTTTCTGCAAAGAGCTGTGCAATGCTGGTGTCAAAGACTAGACAGTCACTATTCATAATGGCTGTTGCAATGCCCTCATGAATGGATCGAGGAGTTGCTTCCCAAGTCAATCGCCGCCTATGCCCGTTTAGCTCGAGTCGATAAGCAAAGTTTTCCGCTTGCTTGCGCGTTCCTATCAGCTGTACAATTGCAAAGAACTGCTGGTGACCATCATACTTTTCCTGTTTCTCCAACACTAGCATGAAATGAAAGCCAAAACAAGACTGCATCATAACCCAGTCAACAGCACCAGGAAGATTAATGTCCGTGGCCAGGAACACTATATCTTCTCCCTGCAGCGTCGTAATTGACTTGTGCTGATGCATCAGGTGCGGCATGACGGCATCCAGAGAGCCTTGCCATTTACACGAAGcaccgggacagggacaggagtaAGGCCTAAACTCACACAGCTCCTCGTGGTctgctttctctgtgtgtgGCAAAGTTATCTCGCAGCCGGAGGAGGCGTATTTACACGGGAATAGTACGGAATTGGCAACTTTCTCCATGGCCAGGTTCCGGATGGAGCCCAGCGGGCCGCGGCAGGTGGGGCAGCACGTGAGCTTGGGCCGACAGTTGCTACAGACCAGGTGGCCGCTCTGACACTGCAGGATGGGTGGCAGCACATAGTCAAAGCACACGGGACACTCAAAGAGACTGGCCAAGTCATTGTTGGAGGCGGTGGTGCCCGTCAGCGCGGGCACCCTCTGCGATGGCGTGCACTTGGAGGTACCTGTGGGTAGGGCTGTGGCGGTCTGACGGCTCATTTCTGCAACAGAGCACACAACACACAGTTCAGATCTCAGCACACTTCACTGCCATGCACACAGCATTTCCTGACTCACAAAGCTTCAAGAGACAGTAAGACAGCAATGAAAGCAACCCCCTCCCAGGTACTACAAACTGCACTTGGTACGTGTAGATCAGCTGTGCACATACGGCACAGACACTCGCGTGACATCTAAACAACAAGTGAAGAAGTTCTGCTCATTGTTCTGAAGTGGCATTTACCTACTGGAAGCTGCAAGGGAGGGGAGTAAAAacatgctaaaaataaaatgcttgttattgttggtttgttttttaatattgcaTTTATGAAATGCTTCACCCAGATCACTTGTACGTATCAACTCTGTGTATGGAACAATTCTAAGCTGTTGTGTATGAGAAATGAggcatttttaatggaaaaaaccTATCTTCTGGATGTGACCTTCTCAGTAACCATGCTTAcagtgtaatttatttttaaaaagttgaaaaacacagctcagacaATTACTACCCTACTTTTTTCCCCAGGATAGGACAGTGACTCTTCATTACTTTGCTACAGAGGCCGACAGCTTGTAAAGCACAGCCACTGCTTCAGCTTCCTTTACTAAACCATTTGGGAGgataccagaaaaaaaaaccccaaagcaatTACTTTATCTAATTTCCCAAATAAGATTAAAAATTCAAACTTGCTAAATTTGAGAATTCATTGTACCATGTAAATACTCAGACATTTTCAGTCCCTCTTGATGAAGTTCTATGTTCAGTGGAGCTCCTACTGAACTTCTGCCCTCTCCAATGTCCCCAGACAAAGGTGACAGCTGTCTGACCAAACAGCTTGCTCAAGCATTCCACAGATGTGGAACAAGTACCAACCACATTTCTTAACATGTTATGTTTTCCTGCACTCCAAACTCTCCTCCTTCTTGTGGAAAAGAAATTACTAGCACtatctgaaaaaataaacacagttttgaaaaaataaaccatACCTTTGTAGGTAAAGGGCAGTTAAATAAAATGCTATCCAAAATTGGCTTCTGTTACACAGTACAATTCTCAGCCACCCTAAGTGCCTCTCTGTGAGTACAACCAGCTCTGGATCTGTCACGTACGTATAAAGCTCTCAAAATAAACCTCATCTTTAATCTCCTTGCTATTTGACATGGGAATACTAGGCAATAGGCAAGCTTCCCATATTTAGCATCATTTCACCCACAAACTTACTCATACTTGGACCagacagctcagagcagcataCTGTGCATGCTTTTGCAAGACATGCACTGTTCAGGGCACAAAGCAGAGGAACTAAGAGATTCCTCCTTGCAAAATGACTTAGTCCTTGACATTTAAAAAGTAACAAGAGACAGACAAGTCCAAATTCCTCTACAGAAGTACctctccccagagctggagaagtATGAGTGTCTAAGATATAAAATCAGTGTCTGAGAATTGTGAGTCTCACAAGTCCCACTGACAGCATCTTCCTAACCCACCAAACTCTTCCTCCATCTCAGTCTTGGTGGTCTAGAAATACTTAGGAAAAACACCCATGCAGCAGTTTTCAGTGCTGGGCCATAGCTGATCCTGTAGGATGTTTGTGTCTTTTGGCTGTGTCTTCCCACTATGAGGCATTCCAGCTCAGATGAGAAGTTTaggatgtctgtgacaaatCCAGCATGTGTCCTGGGgcagtgatgctgcagcagccgggggatggagcagcaaggccctgccagctgccctgctctgtgtcccagcagctgcaggtggggGCACCCTGCAGTTCTGTGCTCCAGAACAAGCCATGGACACGGGACAACCAGTGCTGATCACACCGATCGCTCGGGAAGAGCTCAGAAATAACAAGCATATTCAGATGCAAAATTCTGGGAGAAGCTTCCCTTCAAATactgcaaacacacacatttcagAAAAGCTGTGTGTGCTTCCTCTTGCCTGACCCTGTACATCCTGATGCAGGGATCCTCCATAACCTGCAGATAACGCTGGTGAAAGCCACTGTGTCAGACCAGTTCCCTGGGCAGCTTGACAAGCTGggtgagctctgctgcctttaaTTACACCTCGCTGAGCCCATGCAACAGTTCAATGAAGCAACCTAAAACTTTGTGAAAGACCTTGTGCACAGATGCACTTCCCACCTGAGCTTTCTCAGGTACAGAGGCACTGGAGAACAGAACTGTGTCAGCAGTGCTCCTGTGTGAGCAGCCTTCACACACACCTtccacagcacccacaggagCGGCAC from Melospiza georgiana isolate bMelGeo1 chromosome 14, bMelGeo1.pri, whole genome shotgun sequence includes the following:
- the SIAH1 gene encoding E3 ubiquitin-protein ligase SIAH1 isoform X2, whose protein sequence is MSRQTATALPTGTSKCTPSQRVPALTGTTASNNDLASLFECPVCFDYVLPPILQCQSGHLVCSNCRPKLTCCPTCRGPLGSIRNLAMEKVANSVLFPCKYASSGCEITLPHTEKADHEELCEFRPYSCPCPGASCKWQGSLDAVMPHLMHQHKSITTLQGEDIVFLATDINLPGAVDWVMMQSCFGFHFMLVLEKQEKYDGHQQFFAIVQLIGTRKQAENFAYRLELNGHRRRLTWEATPRSIHEGIATAIMNSDCLVFDTSIAQLFAENGNLGINVTISMC
- the SIAH1 gene encoding E3 ubiquitin-protein ligase SIAH1 isoform X1; this translates as MTGRSASSGPYSWKGVWSACLPGSKACKGKEMSRQTATALPTGTSKCTPSQRVPALTGTTASNNDLASLFECPVCFDYVLPPILQCQSGHLVCSNCRPKLTCCPTCRGPLGSIRNLAMEKVANSVLFPCKYASSGCEITLPHTEKADHEELCEFRPYSCPCPGASCKWQGSLDAVMPHLMHQHKSITTLQGEDIVFLATDINLPGAVDWVMMQSCFGFHFMLVLEKQEKYDGHQQFFAIVQLIGTRKQAENFAYRLELNGHRRRLTWEATPRSIHEGIATAIMNSDCLVFDTSIAQLFAENGNLGINVTISMC